CATGGCGCAAATCTTTCTGGCTTTTTCGTTGTCTGCATCAATCCAGACACCGGTATATCCTTCATATCGTCCTGCTTCTATGGCATAATCTTTTAATGTTAAAATAATAGCCTCTTCTAAGGTTCTGAGATACAAGTGGATGTCAGTAAAAAAATTGTCCAAATCGAGGATAGGGTAACCCACAATTTGTCCGGGACCGTGATAGGTTATGTCTCCGCCTCGGTTTATTTTGTAATAAGTGGCGTGTTTTTCTTGTAAGCCGTCCTCGTCTAACAGTAAATTTTCCGGCTTGCCGCTCTTGCCCAAGGTATAAACATGCGGATGCTCTGTAAATATTAAGAAATTGGATGTTTCTTTAGCTGTTTCGGGAAAGTTTCTGTTTTCAGTTTTAATGGCGACAGTTTTATAAAAGACATCTTCTTGTCTGGCCCAGGCCTCTTCATAATCCGTTAATCCCCAATCTTCAAAAATGACTATCTTATTCTGTTGCATGATGCAAATTTAAGCTTTTAAGTCTGAAGTTCGAAGACAGAAAAGTCTGGTTGTTTGAGAGGACGATAAGCTTGAAGATACCAATGACCAATTTAATAAAGGGATCATTTAAATTAAGCTAATCTCCCTTTACATAGCCTAACATGTAATTCCCAAATTTGCGATAATTGACCCGGAATTCCCTGTTTCCACCTTCCTTGCTTATGCTGGCTTGTATTGAGCCATTCGCCTGAAAGATAAAGGGATTTAAATGAATATTGTCTTTAAAAGATGTTTCCTTTTTTCCGTTCAGTTTATAAAGGGCTTCTTTTGCGCACCAGCAAGCGTAAAGATGTTCCAGATTATGTTTTTTTTCTATAAAAGCGAGTTCGGTATCACTGAGGAATTTATGTTTTACACGGTCTATCTTTTCCTTAATAATTTCGATATCTATTCCTACTTCTTTTTCCAACGAAATCATAACAGCAGCGTAGTCATACGAATGGCTGAGAGATATTTTATGTGGGAGATTTAATAGGATCGGTTTCCCATTTTCGTCGGGTTGGCAATCTATATACTCTTCGGTAGAGAGCATCTTACGAAGTAATACTCTGGTTGCCAGCCAGTGTAGATTCCGCTTTTCTCCCTGCAAAGATCTTAATACGGAAAGCTCATGTGCTTTTAGCTGAAGTTTTTTTTCTAAATATTCGGCGCTTTCTTCAATTTTCCATAAACCTATAAAGGTTTGAGGAGAAACTTCTTCTAAATGGATTAGCGGCATTTTATAAATTTAATTAATTACAAAACTATTTTAAATTAATCATATTTTAGAGAATAAAATCAAGAGACACAATGATTCTTTCCGATAAGAGGATACTGCAAGAAATAGAAGAGGGCTCAATCATTATAGAACCGTTTAAAAGGGAATGTTTAGGGACAAATTCCTATGATGTACATTTAGGGAAATATCTGGCGGTATATAAAGACAGGGTATTAGATGCTAAAAAACACAACGAAATAGAACATTTTGAAATCCCTAAAGAAGGTTATGTTTTGCATCCGGGTACTTTGTATCTTGGAGTCACATTAGAATATACAGAAACGCATAGACATGTGCCTTTTTTGGAAGGTAAATCCAGTACAGGAAGACTAGGGATTGATATTCATGCTACGGCAGGAAAAGGCGATGTAGGATTTTGTAATACCTGGA
This genomic interval from Pseudopedobacter saltans DSM 12145 contains the following:
- the lipB gene encoding lipoyl(octanoyl) transferase LipB, which encodes MQQNKIVIFEDWGLTDYEEAWARQEDVFYKTVAIKTENRNFPETAKETSNFLIFTEHPHVYTLGKSGKPENLLLDEDGLQEKHATYYKINRGGDITYHGPGQIVGYPILDLDNFFTDIHLYLRTLEEAIILTLKDYAIEAGRYEGYTGVWIDADNEKARKICAMGVRCSRWVTMHGFAFNVNTDLSYFGNIVPCGIDDKDVTSMKRELGKEVDLEDVKETLKKHIASLFGMQIQYS
- the dcd gene encoding dCTP deaminase, which encodes MILSDKRILQEIEEGSIIIEPFKRECLGTNSYDVHLGKYLAVYKDRVLDAKKHNEIEHFEIPKEGYVLHPGTLYLGVTLEYTETHRHVPFLEGKSSTGRLGIDIHATAGKGDVGFCNTWTLEISVAQPVRVYTGMPIGQLIYFVVEGDIETFYATKSNAKYNNKTTRPVESMMWKNRF
- a CDS encoding 4'-phosphopantetheinyl transferase family protein, with translation MPLIHLEEVSPQTFIGLWKIEESAEYLEKKLQLKAHELSVLRSLQGEKRNLHWLATRVLLRKMLSTEEYIDCQPDENGKPILLNLPHKISLSHSYDYAAVMISLEKEVGIDIEIIKEKIDRVKHKFLSDTELAFIEKKHNLEHLYACWCAKEALYKLNGKKETSFKDNIHLNPFIFQANGSIQASISKEGGNREFRVNYRKFGNYMLGYVKGD